One Streptomyces sp. NBC_00223 genomic window carries:
- a CDS encoding putative bifunctional diguanylate cyclase/phosphodiesterase, which produces MEPTGSAGAAPLPRSPAASVPPAEPRLAVGRAVTGAAAVALVAGVVRMLQHGHALFPGGTAGWGFAVLTGIIVGHLVALGRDRWWGGTGSGGALTLAMLMLYGWVPAVLVSLALVVLVGAARRHRWRQAGLHGAIDILGIGAGAVVLALFGTHPSVEHPWNPDGWTAAAVPAVAFAALAYLAGTRALLWWVFAPRGGLPTVARTALTRQGMVGVALLGISPLLLVVTADQPVLLPLFAVPLIALDSTLWIAHARAEEQLRDPLTGLPNRQWLLERAWGAIGAAQDRGERVGLILIDLDKFRSVNDTLGHLAGDRLLLQIADRLRLALPRGAEAARLGGDEFAVLLPGCDSATRAQRVARGLVAELGSPIGLDGLTLVLEASAGVAVFPDHAVDAEGLLRRADVAMYQAKRDRSGVEVYEATRDGNTPDRLGLLGDLRRALEAGDVELHYQPKVRFDGQVAGLEALVRWVHPERGRVNPEEFITMAETSGLMPQLTEYVLDTALAQVARWRLMGLEVPVAVNVSPRDVHSPGFAGAVAARLARHQVPPGSLQLEITEHVLLEDPQRAADTLNGLTGHGVKMSLDDFGTGYSSLVHLRRLPVSELKIDRSFVARLVVDTEDAEIVRCTVDLAHSLGLLVVAEGVEDDETWERLRDLRCDAVQGWLVAAAMPADETTNWLLARGEHGWQRPARNRAPVAAPPPVSAVAARQVAASGRAVGQGPQPRSQSVAPAVSAAAAAPEPEPQHAPVADAAESPGQAVTQP; this is translated from the coding sequence ATGGAACCGACGGGAAGCGCCGGAGCGGCGCCGCTGCCCCGCAGCCCTGCCGCGTCCGTACCCCCCGCCGAACCACGGCTCGCGGTCGGCCGGGCCGTCACGGGCGCCGCCGCGGTCGCGCTCGTCGCGGGCGTCGTCCGGATGCTCCAGCACGGCCACGCGCTCTTCCCCGGCGGCACCGCCGGCTGGGGCTTCGCCGTCCTCACCGGCATCATCGTCGGCCATCTGGTGGCACTCGGCCGCGACCGCTGGTGGGGCGGCACCGGCTCCGGCGGCGCCCTCACCCTGGCCATGCTGATGCTCTACGGCTGGGTGCCCGCCGTCCTGGTCAGCCTCGCCCTGGTGGTGCTGGTCGGCGCCGCCCGAAGGCACCGCTGGCGGCAGGCCGGGCTGCACGGCGCCATCGACATCCTCGGCATCGGCGCGGGCGCGGTCGTGCTCGCCCTCTTCGGCACCCACCCGTCCGTCGAACACCCCTGGAACCCCGACGGCTGGACGGCGGCCGCCGTGCCCGCCGTCGCCTTCGCCGCCCTGGCCTACCTCGCCGGGACCCGGGCCCTGCTGTGGTGGGTCTTCGCCCCCCGCGGCGGACTGCCCACCGTGGCCCGGACCGCGCTGACCCGGCAGGGCATGGTCGGCGTCGCGCTGCTCGGCATCTCCCCGCTGCTGCTGGTCGTCACCGCCGACCAGCCCGTGCTGCTGCCGCTGTTCGCCGTCCCGCTGATCGCGCTGGACTCCACCTTGTGGATCGCGCACGCCCGCGCCGAGGAGCAGTTGCGCGACCCGCTCACCGGTCTGCCCAACCGCCAGTGGCTGCTGGAGCGCGCCTGGGGCGCCATCGGCGCCGCCCAGGACCGCGGCGAGCGCGTCGGGCTGATCCTCATCGACCTCGACAAGTTCCGTTCCGTCAACGACACTCTCGGCCATCTCGCGGGCGACCGGCTGCTGCTCCAGATCGCCGACCGGCTGCGGCTGGCGCTGCCGCGCGGCGCCGAGGCGGCCCGGCTCGGCGGCGACGAGTTCGCGGTGCTGCTGCCGGGCTGCGACTCGGCCACGCGCGCCCAGCGGGTGGCCCGGGGACTGGTCGCCGAGCTCGGATCACCGATCGGTCTGGACGGACTGACCCTGGTGCTGGAGGCCAGCGCCGGGGTCGCCGTCTTCCCCGACCACGCCGTGGACGCCGAGGGGCTGCTGCGCCGCGCCGACGTGGCGATGTACCAGGCCAAGCGCGACCGCAGCGGGGTCGAGGTCTACGAGGCCACCCGCGACGGCAACACGCCCGACCGGCTCGGCCTGCTCGGCGACCTGCGGCGGGCCCTGGAGGCCGGCGACGTCGAGCTGCACTACCAGCCCAAGGTCCGCTTCGACGGCCAGGTGGCCGGGCTCGAAGCCCTCGTGCGCTGGGTCCACCCCGAGCGCGGCCGGGTCAACCCCGAAGAGTTCATCACCATGGCCGAGACCTCGGGGCTGATGCCGCAGCTCACCGAGTACGTGCTCGACACCGCGCTGGCCCAGGTCGCCCGCTGGCGGCTGATGGGCCTTGAGGTGCCGGTCGCCGTCAACGTCTCGCCGCGCGACGTGCACAGCCCCGGCTTCGCGGGCGCCGTCGCGGCCCGGCTGGCCCGCCACCAGGTGCCGCCCGGGTCGCTGCAACTGGAGATAACCGAGCATGTGTTGCTGGAGGACCCGCAGCGGGCCGCCGACACGCTCAACGGGCTGACCGGGCACGGCGTCAAGATGTCGCTCGACGACTTCGGCACCGGCTACTCCTCGCTGGTGCACCTGCGGCGGCTGCCCGTCAGCGAGCTGAAGATCGACCGCTCGTTCGTGGCCCGGCTGGTGGTGGACACCGAGGACGCCGAGATCGTCCGCTGCACGGTGGACCTCGCGCACTCCCTCGGGCTGCTGGTCGTCGCCGAGGGCGTCGAGGACGACGAGACCTGGGAGCGGCTGCGGGACCTGCGCTGCGACGCCGTCCAGGGCTGGCTGGTCGCCGCCGCGATGCCCGCCGACGAGACCACGAACTGGCTGCTGGCCCGCGGTGAGCACGGCTGGCAGCGCCCGGCCCGCAACCGCGCCCCCGTCGCCGCGCCCCCGCCGGTGTCCGCCGTCGCCGCCCGTCAGGTCGCCGCCTCCGGGCGGGCCGTCGGCCAGGGCCCGCAGCCCCGCTCGCAGTCTGTCGCCCCGGCCGTCTCCGCCGCCGCGGCGGCTCCCGAGCCCGAGCCGCAGCACGCCCCGGTCGCCGACGCGGCCGAGTCCCCGGGGCAGGCCGTCACCCAGCCCTGA
- the gatC gene encoding Asp-tRNA(Asn)/Glu-tRNA(Gln) amidotransferase subunit GatC: MPGITREEVAHLGRLARLELSGDELDHFAGQLDDIIGAVARVSEVAGEDVPPTSHPLPLTNVMRPDTVRPSLTPAQALSGAPAQEQQRFKVPQILGED, encoded by the coding sequence ATGCCTGGCATCACGCGCGAGGAGGTCGCCCACCTCGGCCGGCTGGCACGTCTGGAGCTGTCCGGCGACGAGTTGGACCACTTCGCCGGACAGCTCGACGACATCATCGGCGCCGTAGCCCGCGTCTCCGAGGTGGCCGGCGAGGACGTCCCGCCGACCTCCCACCCGCTGCCCCTGACCAATGTCATGCGGCCGGACACCGTCCGGCCGTCCCTGACCCCGGCCCAGGCCCTGTCGGGAGCCCCCGCGCAGGAGCAGCAGCGCTTCAAGGTGCCGCAGATCCTGGGGGAGGACTGA
- the gatA gene encoding Asp-tRNA(Asn)/Glu-tRNA(Gln) amidotransferase subunit GatA, with product MTDIIRLTAAQTAEKIASGELTAVEVTEAHLARIEAVDEKVHAYLHVDREGALAQARAVDAKRAAGEPLGPLAGVPLALKDIFTTEGVPTTVGSKILEGWIPPYDATVTKRLKAADVVILGKTNMDEFAMGSSTENSAYGPTGNPWDLTRIPGGSGGGSAAALASYQAPLAIGTDTGGSIRQPAAVTATVGVKPTYGGVSRYGMVAFSSSLDQGGPCARTVLDAALLHEVIAGHDPMDSTSIDAPVPPVVEAARSGDVKGLRVGVVKEFGGEGYQAGVVQRFNEAVELLRELGAEIVELSCPSFTYALAAYYLIAPSECSSNLARFDAMRYGLRVGDDGTRSAEDVTGLTREAGFGPEVKRRIILGTYALSSGYYDAYYGSAQKVRTLITRDFEKAFEQVDVVVSPTTPTTAFPIGERADDPLAMYLADLCTIPVNLAGNAAMSLPCGLAPEDGLPVGLQIIAPALKDDRLYRVGAAVEAAFVQKWGHPLLEEAPQL from the coding sequence ATGACCGACATCATCAGGCTCACCGCCGCACAGACCGCCGAGAAGATCGCCTCGGGCGAACTCACCGCGGTCGAGGTCACCGAAGCCCATCTGGCCCGGATCGAGGCCGTGGACGAGAAGGTGCACGCCTATCTGCACGTGGACCGCGAAGGCGCGCTGGCCCAGGCCCGCGCGGTCGACGCCAAGCGTGCCGCCGGCGAGCCGCTCGGCCCGCTGGCCGGCGTCCCGCTCGCGCTCAAGGACATCTTCACCACCGAGGGCGTGCCGACCACGGTCGGCTCCAAGATCCTCGAAGGCTGGATCCCGCCCTACGACGCCACCGTCACCAAGCGTCTCAAGGCCGCCGACGTGGTGATCCTCGGCAAGACCAACATGGACGAGTTCGCCATGGGGTCCTCCACCGAGAACAGCGCGTACGGCCCCACCGGCAACCCCTGGGACCTGACCCGTATCCCCGGCGGCTCCGGCGGCGGCAGCGCCGCGGCGCTCGCGTCGTACCAGGCGCCGCTGGCCATCGGAACCGACACCGGCGGCTCCATCCGGCAGCCCGCCGCCGTCACCGCGACCGTCGGCGTCAAGCCGACCTACGGCGGGGTCTCCCGCTACGGCATGGTCGCCTTCTCCTCCTCCCTCGACCAGGGCGGCCCCTGCGCCCGTACGGTGCTCGACGCCGCCCTGCTGCACGAGGTCATCGCGGGCCACGACCCGATGGACTCCACCTCCATCGACGCCCCGGTCCCGCCGGTCGTCGAGGCGGCCCGCAGCGGTGACGTCAAGGGCCTGCGGGTCGGCGTCGTCAAGGAGTTCGGCGGCGAGGGCTACCAGGCCGGTGTCGTGCAGCGCTTCAACGAGGCCGTCGAGCTGCTGCGCGAGCTGGGCGCGGAGATCGTGGAGCTGTCCTGCCCGTCCTTCACCTACGCCCTGGCCGCCTACTACCTGATCGCCCCCTCGGAGTGCTCCAGCAACCTGGCCCGCTTCGACGCCATGCGCTACGGGCTGCGGGTCGGCGACGACGGCACCAGGTCGGCGGAGGACGTCACCGGGCTCACCCGCGAGGCCGGATTCGGCCCCGAGGTCAAGCGCCGGATCATCCTGGGCACCTACGCGCTCAGCTCCGGCTACTACGACGCGTACTACGGCTCGGCGCAGAAGGTCCGCACACTGATCACCCGGGACTTCGAGAAGGCGTTCGAGCAGGTCGACGTCGTCGTGTCGCCGACCACGCCCACCACGGCATTTCCCATCGGTGAGCGGGCAGACGACCCACTGGCGATGTATCTCGCCGACCTGTGCACCATCCCGGTCAACCTGGCGGGGAACGCGGCGATGTCGCTGCCCTGCGGCCTCGCGCCGGAGGATGGTCTGCCGGTGGGTCTGCAGATCATCGCGCCCGCGCTCAAGGACGACCGGCTCTACCGGGTCGGCGCCGCCGTCGAGGCCGCCTTCGTACAGAAGTGGGGCCACCCGCTGCTAGAGGAGGCACCCCAGCTGTGA
- the gatB gene encoding Asp-tRNA(Asn)/Glu-tRNA(Gln) amidotransferase subunit GatB, producing the protein MTVTDLLSYEDALASYDPVMGLEVHVELGTRTKMFCGCSTELGAEPNSQTCPTCLGLPGALPVVNEIGVESAVKIGLALNCEIAEWCRFARKNYFYPDMPKNFQTSQYDEPIAFNGYLDVQLEDGEVFRVLIERAHMEEDTGKSTHIGGATGRIHGASHSLLDYNRAGIPLIEIVTKPIEGAGARAPEVAKAYVAELRELIKALGVSEARMEMGQMRCDVNLSLRPYGREKFGTRSETKNVNSLRSVERAARFEIQRHAAVLSSGGTILQETRHFHEEDGSTTSGRIKEEAEDYRYFPEPDLVPVAPARAWVEELRATLPELPLARRKRLKEDWGISDFEMQSALNAGAIDLIVATIDEGADAASARKWWMGELARHANESGTELAEVAITPAQVARVAALVAAGDLNDKLARQVIEGVLAGEGEPDAVVEKRGLKVVSDDGALGAAVDQAIEANAAVADKIRGGNLAAAGALIGAVMKLTRGQADAKRVRELVLEKLGVQG; encoded by the coding sequence GTGACCGTCACGGATCTGCTGTCCTACGAGGACGCGCTGGCGTCGTACGACCCGGTGATGGGCCTTGAGGTCCATGTGGAGCTGGGCACGAGGACGAAGATGTTCTGCGGCTGCTCCACCGAGCTGGGCGCCGAGCCCAACTCGCAGACCTGCCCCACGTGTCTGGGCCTGCCCGGCGCGCTGCCGGTGGTCAACGAGATCGGCGTGGAGTCCGCCGTCAAGATCGGCCTCGCCCTGAACTGCGAGATCGCCGAGTGGTGCCGGTTCGCCAGGAAGAACTACTTCTACCCGGACATGCCGAAGAACTTCCAGACCTCGCAGTACGACGAGCCGATCGCCTTCAACGGCTATCTGGACGTCCAGCTGGAGGACGGCGAGGTCTTCCGGGTGCTGATCGAGCGCGCCCACATGGAGGAGGACACCGGCAAGTCCACCCACATCGGCGGCGCCACCGGCCGTATCCACGGCGCCTCGCACTCGCTGCTCGACTACAACCGGGCCGGCATCCCGCTGATCGAGATCGTCACCAAGCCGATCGAGGGCGCGGGCGCACGGGCCCCCGAGGTCGCCAAGGCGTACGTCGCCGAGCTGCGCGAGCTGATCAAGGCGCTGGGTGTGTCCGAGGCCCGGATGGAAATGGGCCAGATGCGCTGCGACGTCAACCTGTCGCTGCGCCCGTACGGCCGGGAGAAGTTCGGCACCCGCAGCGAGACCAAGAACGTCAACTCGCTGCGCAGTGTGGAGCGCGCCGCCCGGTTCGAGATCCAGCGGCACGCCGCGGTGCTCTCCTCCGGCGGCACGATCCTCCAGGAGACCCGGCACTTCCACGAGGAGGACGGCTCCACCACCTCCGGCCGGATCAAGGAGGAGGCCGAGGACTACCGCTACTTCCCCGAGCCCGACCTCGTGCCGGTCGCCCCGGCCCGCGCCTGGGTCGAGGAGCTGCGGGCCACGCTGCCCGAGCTGCCGCTGGCCCGTCGCAAGCGGCTCAAGGAGGACTGGGGCATCTCCGACTTCGAGATGCAGTCCGCCCTCAACGCGGGCGCGATCGATCTGATCGTCGCCACCATCGACGAGGGCGCGGACGCCGCGTCCGCCCGCAAGTGGTGGATGGGCGAGCTGGCCCGGCACGCCAACGAGAGCGGTACGGAGCTGGCCGAGGTGGCGATCACCCCGGCGCAGGTGGCCAGGGTCGCCGCCCTGGTGGCCGCAGGCGACCTCAACGACAAGCTGGCCCGTCAGGTCATCGAGGGCGTCCTCGCGGGCGAGGGCGAGCCGGACGCGGTCGTGGAGAAGCGCGGGCTCAAGGTCGTCTCCGACGACGGCGCGCTCGGCGCGGCCGTCGACCAGGCGATCGAGGCCAACGCGGCCGTCGCCGACAAGATCCGCGGCGGCAACCTCGCGGCGGCCGGCGCCCTGATCGGCGCGGTCATGAAGCTCACCCGCGGGCAGGCGGACGCCAAGCGGGTCCGCGAACTCGTCCTGGAGAAGCTGGGCGTCCAGGGCTGA
- a CDS encoding protein kinase domain-containing protein gives MDTGLYIGPDDAPDRYRLLRSIGRGGEAVLYLAELELSGATEPVVVKVLDARQTLSQELFSKISTKWREQAELLRFVHRLGVVGIREHFEGASAHPGGQTADGGGRALYLVMNHVEGLDLRDWRAERSLATPAERREAVRCLEQLADVLDWLHSGTATPSGRTVVHGDLSPGNVMIDANGQATLVDFGLSKLTADHQTAEVWFTPGFAAPEVFEGKRSPATDRYAFGAIAYFLLSGVSPATMPETLRASLLDLPELVALGPEKAAKIATIFANDPADRPESLSAWVRELRPAVISTTTRPPVLPPLPAAAAVPPPPAHAPGAGPTTADPVLPPAPQTPPQTPPHPAYNPPVHTPPPAYLPPVQPPVVQQPPAQLPPVQPPVAEEPPAPASTAPLTHAEPAPAAEPATAVLPEPAESAYDTRPTVVLGAAAPPDRSGPAGTTGGGGGDDGGKRRSRKPRIILAAVVALLLIGGGAYAGVVLSGGGGKSDDSASQSHTTTTTPTTDPPTTATTEPPADDPSTDPATDDPTDDPTDDPSGDETPGDPATLSPGDTEALTTETPADDDDSLSKANAQVNGKQYYDALITSHWCDGGYAEYNLGRHWSKFDVTLGVDDNGKNLPVMFTISADGNQRFHSQVTLGKPAQKSFDVAGALRLRVEWAVNDNGEGCGTGVLADPTLVH, from the coding sequence GTGGACACCGGTCTCTACATAGGTCCCGACGACGCCCCCGATCGCTACCGGTTGCTCCGGTCGATCGGACGCGGCGGCGAGGCCGTCCTCTATCTGGCGGAGCTGGAACTGAGCGGGGCGACCGAACCGGTCGTCGTGAAGGTGCTGGACGCGCGGCAGACCCTGTCGCAGGAGCTGTTCTCGAAGATCAGCACCAAGTGGCGTGAGCAGGCGGAGCTGCTGCGCTTTGTGCACCGCCTCGGGGTCGTCGGCATCAGGGAGCACTTCGAGGGGGCCTCGGCGCACCCGGGCGGGCAGACCGCGGACGGCGGCGGCCGGGCGCTCTACCTGGTGATGAACCACGTCGAGGGCCTCGACCTCCGCGACTGGCGGGCCGAGCGGAGTCTCGCCACCCCGGCCGAGCGCCGCGAGGCGGTGCGCTGCCTCGAACAGCTCGCCGACGTCCTGGACTGGCTGCACAGCGGTACGGCCACCCCCTCGGGACGTACGGTCGTGCACGGCGACCTCTCCCCCGGCAACGTCATGATCGACGCGAACGGCCAGGCCACCCTGGTCGACTTCGGCCTGAGCAAGCTCACCGCCGACCACCAGACCGCCGAGGTCTGGTTCACACCCGGCTTCGCCGCGCCCGAGGTCTTCGAGGGCAAGCGCAGCCCGGCCACCGACCGGTACGCCTTCGGGGCCATCGCGTACTTCCTGCTCAGCGGGGTGTCCCCGGCGACCATGCCGGAGACGCTGCGGGCGTCGCTGCTCGATCTGCCCGAACTGGTCGCGCTCGGCCCGGAGAAGGCCGCGAAGATCGCCACGATCTTCGCGAACGACCCGGCCGACCGCCCTGAGTCGCTGTCGGCGTGGGTACGGGAGCTGCGGCCCGCGGTGATCTCCACCACGACCCGCCCGCCGGTGCTGCCGCCGCTGCCCGCGGCCGCCGCCGTACCTCCGCCGCCCGCGCACGCGCCGGGCGCGGGCCCGACCACGGCGGACCCGGTGCTGCCGCCGGCGCCGCAGACCCCGCCACAGACGCCGCCGCACCCGGCGTACAACCCGCCGGTCCACACCCCGCCGCCGGCGTATCTCCCGCCGGTCCAGCCGCCCGTGGTCCAGCAGCCGCCCGCGCAGCTCCCGCCCGTACAGCCGCCGGTGGCCGAGGAGCCGCCCGCACCCGCGTCCACGGCCCCGCTGACGCACGCCGAGCCCGCGCCGGCCGCCGAGCCCGCCACGGCCGTGCTCCCCGAGCCGGCCGAGTCCGCGTACGACACCCGGCCGACGGTCGTACTCGGCGCGGCCGCCCCGCCCGACCGGTCCGGCCCTGCCGGTACGACGGGTGGCGGCGGCGGCGACGACGGCGGGAAGCGCCGCAGCCGCAAGCCGCGGATCATCCTGGCCGCCGTGGTGGCCCTGCTGCTGATCGGCGGCGGGGCGTACGCGGGCGTGGTGCTGTCGGGGGGCGGCGGCAAGAGCGACGACAGCGCGTCGCAGTCGCACACCACGACGACGACCCCGACGACCGACCCGCCGACCACGGCCACCACCGAGCCGCCCGCCGACGACCCGTCGACCGACCCCGCGACGGACGACCCGACGGACGACCCGACGGACGACCCGTCGGGCGACGAGACCCCCGGCGACCCGGCGACGCTGAGCCCCGGCGACACCGAGGCGCTCACCACGGAGACCCCCGCGGACGACGACGACTCGCTGTCGAAGGCCAACGCGCAGGTCAACGGGAAGCAGTACTACGACGCCCTGATCACCAGCCACTGGTGCGACGGCGGCTACGCCGAGTACAACCTCGGCCGCCACTGGTCGAAGTTCGACGTCACGCTCGGGGTGGACGACAACGGCAAGAACCTGCCGGTGATGTTCACCATCAGCGCCGACGGCAACCAGCGCTTCCACAGCCAGGTCACCCTGGGCAAGCCGGCCCAGAAGAGCTTCGACGTGGCCGGGGCGCTGCGGCTGCGCGTGGAGTGGGCGGTCAACGACAACGGCGAGGGCTGCGGCACCGGCGTCCTGGCCGACCCGACGCTCGTGCACTGA
- a CDS encoding helix-turn-helix transcriptional regulator: MTAQVIGVAPRAWREMLDGVQTQSLSPRFIGRDAELTRLAGALAAAHGGEPQAVLIGGEAGVGKTRLTEEFLTAARASGAVTAVGGCVEIGAEGLPFAPISTALRDLYRTLGAELTAAVAGQEAELARLLPELGEPGGARRDPHDEDGRVRLFELTTRLLERLGADRTLVVVVEDLHWADRSTRELLAYLFRSLQRSRVMVVATYRADDIHRRHPLRPFLAETDRLRTVERIELRRFNHEEVRRQLASIFAVEPEAGVVDQVFGRSDGNPFFVEELACSIRGGCSTGLSESLRDLLLVRVEALSEDAQRVAKFVAEGGNAVEYRLLAAITGLGEDDLLDALRSAVGANILLPTDSGDGYRFRHSLVREAVGDDLLPGERSRINRRYAQAVEADPTLVRADERAARLASYWYAAHDPAKALPAVLRAAVEARRRHAYSEQYRLLDRALELWDDTPEDVRAGLRPADYAEAYPPLAFGMGNPSGCDPETPLRFLDLLAEVTVAARLSGERERSYAMARRALRLMERDGEQDGLRAAWFWSQRSRLTEDLGRGDGWEELSRARELVRGQPPSAAHAEVLSLIAGWIMVHKSGAEGIAIAGRAAEYARKSGARDTELQARVALGVLQADSGDVEGGLAEMEEVRRLVSDQPSPGIIARTYGNLSSVLEGAGRSAEAIRRAREGRTLIGGKVANATGAWLLTNEGESLLAMGRYAEAAEPLAEALRMGLASSYLRAGIEMHQGFMALALGDIEAARRYLAGATEGLRHDTQPQHLIPLRMLALRLAVAEERYADARRELLTGIDAGFPPGTTRFTWPMLAIGAAAEADGGTGSVAERIRAAARELPRPTSLTEAYALLVEAELARAEGRAEDGLWAAAEAAFARQERPVELAEIRFRRAEALLAAGGPEAREAAARLLAPALAAAEEAGARVLVERITAVGQRARLRVSGPADPVESLGLTARERDVLRLVAEGRTNRQIAEALFISPKTASVHVSNILAKLSVATRGEAAALSHRLHLFPPPP; encoded by the coding sequence ATGACCGCCCAGGTAATCGGTGTCGCGCCGCGGGCTTGGCGTGAAATGCTCGACGGTGTGCAGACCCAGTCGCTCAGCCCCCGGTTCATCGGCCGCGACGCCGAGCTGACCAGGCTGGCCGGCGCGCTGGCCGCCGCCCACGGCGGCGAGCCGCAGGCGGTGCTGATCGGCGGCGAGGCGGGGGTCGGCAAGACCCGGCTGACCGAGGAGTTCCTGACCGCGGCACGCGCTTCCGGCGCCGTGACCGCGGTCGGCGGCTGTGTGGAGATCGGGGCGGAGGGGCTGCCGTTCGCCCCGATCTCCACCGCGCTGCGCGATCTGTACCGCACGCTCGGCGCCGAGCTGACCGCCGCGGTGGCCGGGCAGGAGGCCGAGCTGGCCCGGCTGCTGCCCGAACTCGGCGAGCCCGGCGGCGCCCGCCGCGACCCGCACGACGAGGACGGCCGGGTCCGCCTCTTCGAGCTCACCACCCGTCTGCTGGAACGGCTCGGCGCCGACCGTACGCTCGTCGTGGTCGTCGAGGACCTGCACTGGGCCGACCGCTCCACCCGCGAACTGCTCGCGTACCTCTTCCGCTCGCTCCAGCGCTCCCGGGTGATGGTCGTGGCCACCTACCGCGCCGACGACATCCACCGCAGGCACCCGCTGCGCCCCTTCCTCGCCGAGACCGACCGGCTGCGGACCGTCGAGCGGATCGAGCTGAGGCGTTTCAACCACGAGGAGGTACGGCGCCAGCTCGCGTCGATCTTCGCCGTCGAGCCCGAGGCCGGCGTCGTGGACCAGGTCTTCGGCCGCTCCGACGGCAACCCCTTCTTCGTCGAGGAACTGGCGTGCAGCATCCGCGGCGGGTGCAGCACCGGACTCAGCGAGTCGCTGCGGGACCTGCTGCTGGTCCGGGTCGAGGCGCTGTCCGAGGACGCCCAGCGGGTGGCGAAGTTCGTCGCCGAGGGCGGCAACGCGGTGGAGTACCGGCTGCTCGCGGCCATCACCGGGCTCGGCGAGGACGATCTGCTCGACGCGCTGCGCAGCGCCGTCGGCGCGAATATCCTGCTGCCCACCGACAGCGGCGACGGCTACCGCTTCCGGCACTCGCTGGTCCGCGAGGCCGTCGGCGACGACCTGCTGCCCGGCGAGCGCAGCCGGATCAACCGCCGCTACGCCCAGGCGGTCGAGGCGGACCCCACGCTGGTCCGCGCCGACGAGCGGGCCGCGCGGCTGGCCAGCTACTGGTACGCCGCGCACGACCCCGCCAAGGCGCTGCCCGCCGTGCTGCGCGCCGCCGTCGAGGCCAGGCGCCGGCACGCGTACTCCGAGCAGTACCGGCTGCTGGACCGCGCGCTCGAACTGTGGGACGACACGCCGGAGGACGTACGGGCCGGGCTGCGGCCGGCGGACTACGCCGAGGCGTATCCGCCCCTGGCCTTCGGCATGGGGAACCCCAGTGGTTGCGACCCCGAGACGCCGCTGAGGTTTCTCGACCTGCTGGCCGAGGTCACCGTCGCCGCCCGGCTCAGCGGCGAGCGCGAACGCTCCTACGCCATGGCCAGGCGCGCGCTGCGGCTGATGGAACGCGACGGCGAGCAGGACGGGCTGCGGGCCGCCTGGTTCTGGTCCCAGCGGTCCCGGCTCACCGAGGACCTCGGGCGCGGTGACGGCTGGGAGGAGCTGTCGCGGGCCCGTGAGCTGGTGCGCGGACAGCCGCCGTCCGCCGCGCACGCGGAGGTGCTGTCGCTGATCGCGGGCTGGATCATGGTGCACAAGTCCGGCGCCGAGGGGATCGCCATCGCCGGGCGCGCCGCGGAGTACGCCCGCAAGTCCGGCGCCCGCGACACCGAACTCCAGGCCCGGGTGGCCCTCGGCGTCCTCCAGGCGGACTCCGGCGACGTAGAAGGCGGGCTCGCGGAGATGGAGGAGGTACGGCGGCTGGTCAGCGATCAGCCGTCGCCCGGCATCATCGCGCGGACGTACGGCAATCTGTCCTCCGTACTGGAGGGCGCCGGGCGCTCGGCGGAGGCGATACGGCGGGCCCGGGAGGGCCGGACGCTCATCGGGGGGAAGGTCGCCAACGCCACGGGGGCGTGGCTGCTCACCAACGAGGGCGAGTCGCTGCTCGCGATGGGCCGCTACGCCGAGGCCGCGGAGCCGCTGGCGGAGGCGCTGCGGATGGGACTCGCGTCGTCGTATCTGCGGGCCGGCATCGAGATGCACCAGGGCTTCATGGCGCTGGCGCTCGGCGACATCGAGGCGGCGCGGCGGTATCTCGCGGGCGCGACGGAGGGACTGCGGCACGACACGCAGCCGCAGCACCTGATTCCGCTGCGGATGCTGGCGCTGCGGCTCGCGGTGGCGGAGGAGCGGTACGCGGACGCGCGGCGGGAGTTGCTGACCGGGATCGACGCGGGGTTCCCGCCGGGGACGACACGGTTCACCTGGCCGATGCTGGCGATCGGCGCGGCGGCGGAGGCGGACGGCGGTACGGGGTCGGTGGCCGAGCGGATCCGGGCCGCCGCACGGGAGTTGCCGCGGCCGACGTCGTTGACGGAGGCGTACGCGCTGCTCGTCGAGGCGGAGCTGGCCCGGGCGGAGGGGCGGGCCGAGGACGGGCTGTGGGCGGCGGCGGAGGCGGCGTTCGCCCGGCAGGAGCGGCCGGTGGAGCTGGCGGAGATCCGCTTCCGGCGGGCGGAGGCGCTGCTGGCGGCCGGGGGGCCCGAGGCGAGGGAGGCGGCGGCGCGGCTGCTGGCGCCTGCGCTGGCGGCGGCCGAGGAGGCGGGGGCGCGGGTGCTGGTGGAGCGGATCACCGCGGTGGGGCAGCGGGCGCGGCTACGGGTGTCGGGTCCTGCGGACCCGGTCGAGTCGCTGGGGCTGACCGCGCGCGAACGTGACGTTCTCCGGCTGGTCGCCGAGGGACGCACGAACCGGCAGATCGCGGAGGCGCTCTTCATCTCGCCCAAGACGGCGAGTGTCCACGTCTCCAACATCCTCGCCAAGCTCTCCGTCGCCACGAGAGGCGAAGCCGCGGCCCTCTCCCACCGCCTCCACCTCTTCCCCCCACCCCCCTAA